The proteins below come from a single Rosa rugosa chromosome 2, drRosRugo1.1, whole genome shotgun sequence genomic window:
- the LOC133730657 gene encoding uncharacterized protein LOC133730657, producing the protein MAEQRGRSTRPVPGQEGDQSEDTQDKRRWTDEEDVQLCKSWKVVSQCPAVGTNQKKNDLWMRVKRHFDANWPQSRSTQSLQGRWKILKVELFEWHCALRQAKNWYKSGSNAVDEQDEAQKLWHNGMKKKGKTKRHLFQSFDSYAVVEGFAHFKDIPSHTSRGTSNVGSQHTHTQPIAENSPINLDMDVDEVIAGETANPNVRPQGRKAAKEAIRKAKKAANNQSPLSSSLESIANNQIEATKGKKKLDDEFARSLQEEEKRACILLQIEMRKEQLLFQERQDRIKEMEERIKEREERIMEIDTSKMTPNKKRYWSRKQKKIAEKEDLDEQPPPSMGGYYPQPNFGGAFPQPNVGGAYPQPPYPGAYPQPPYPDASPQPPLTGGFPPPPFTGGFPQPPYPGGYSPQPPYPGGYPTQPQFSPFSTGESTNPYPNLNDEPLNTNYLSREDEDYDLNN; encoded by the exons ATGGCCGAACAAAGGGGAAGAAGCACACGTCCAGTGCCCGGACAAGagggagatcaaagtgaagatactcaagataaaaggagatggacggatgaggaagatgttcaattgtgcaagtcttggaaagtTGTAAGCCAATGTCCGGCTGTgggcacaaatcagaaaaaaaacgaCTTATGGATGCGCGTGAAGCGACATTTTGACGCAAATTGGCCGCAGAGCCGATCAACCCAATCTTTGCAGGGAAGGTGGAAAATTTTAAAGGTTGAACTCTTTGAGtggcattgtgcattaaggcaagcgaaaaattggtacaagagcggttcgaatgcggttgatgag CAAGATGAAGCACAGAAATTGTGGCATAACGGGATGAAGAAAAAAGGGAAGACCAAAAGACACCTGTTTCAGAGTTTTGATAGTTACGCTGTTGTGGAGGGCTTTGCACATTTTAAAGACATCCCTAGCCATACATCCAGAGGAACATCAAATGTAGGAAGTCAACATACGCACACACAACCAATTGCTGAAAATTCCCccatcaacttggacatggatgtagatgaggtaattgcaggtgaaactgcaaatcctaatgtgaggcctcaaggaaggaaGGCTGCGAAAGAAGCAATCCGGAAAGCCAAGAAGGCAGCGAACAACCAAAGTCCTTTATCAAGCAGTCTCGAGAGTATAGCGAACAACCAAATAGAGGCAACCAAGGGCAAGAAAAAACTCGATGACGAATTCGCTCGAAGTCtccaagaggaagagaaaagagcATGTATCCTCTTGCAAATCGAAATGCGAAAAGAGCAACTCCTATTTCAAGAAAGGCAAGATCGAATTAAAGAGATGGAAGAGCGTattaaagagagggaagagcgtattatggagatCGATACAAGTAAAATGACGCCAAATAAAAAGCGTTATtggtcaagaaaacaaaagaagatagcGGAGAAAGAAGATCTTGACGAGCAGCCGCCACCTTCTatgggtggatactatccgcaacccaattttggtggtgcattcccacaaccaaatgttggtggtgcatacccacaacctccttaccccggtgcatacccacaaccaccttaccccgatGCATCCCCACAACCTCCCTtaaccggtggattcccaccacctcccttcaccggtggattcccGCAACCCCCTTACCCCGGTGGATACTCTccgcaaccaccttaccccgggGGATATCCTACACAACCACAATTTTCACCTTTCTCTACGGGTGAGTCCACCAACCCGTACCCTAACCTTAATGATGAGCCTTTAAACACAAATTACCTTTCTAGAGAGGATGAGGATtatgatttgaataattag